The following coding sequences lie in one Flavobacterium sediminis genomic window:
- a CDS encoding spermidine synthase: MFQRLLSFLFPITIYQKKSAFSKNLEVTWNNGQLVLDSLNTNYSYGSLQRILRKGLKYIGFERIKNFDSILVLGVAGGSVIKTLVDEVACKGKITGVEIDENVIEIANQYFGLNVIPNVEIVIDDAFEFVLKTKEKYDLIIIDIFQDTQMPSFLFQDFFINRVNFLLKVNGFILFNTMVLDQKDKERNQEYRSWFNKNYSVRMYPKVEEHNELFTIKKLA, translated from the coding sequence ATGTTTCAACGCCTTTTAAGTTTCTTATTTCCTATAACAATTTACCAAAAAAAATCTGCTTTTAGTAAAAATCTTGAAGTAACTTGGAATAACGGACAATTGGTTTTGGATTCTCTTAACACCAATTATTCTTATGGAAGTTTGCAACGTATTCTGCGTAAAGGATTAAAATATATCGGTTTTGAGCGAATTAAAAATTTTGATTCTATTTTGGTTTTAGGTGTTGCAGGCGGAAGTGTGATAAAAACATTGGTGGATGAAGTAGCTTGTAAAGGAAAAATAACCGGCGTAGAAATAGATGAAAATGTGATTGAAATAGCCAATCAATATTTCGGGCTGAATGTAATTCCTAATGTAGAAATTGTAATTGATGATGCCTTTGAATTTGTTTTAAAAACTAAAGAAAAATACGATCTGATCATCATAGATATTTTTCAAGACACTCAAATGCCATCCTTTTTATTTCAAGATTTCTTCATTAACAGAGTTAATTTTTTACTTAAAGTAAATGGATTTATCTTGTTTAATACTATGGTTTTAGATCAAAAAGATAAAGAAAGGAATCAAGAATACCGTTCCTGGTTCAACAAGAACTATTCCGTGAGAATGTACCCGAAAGTTGAAGAACACAACGAATTGTTTACCATTAAAAAATTGGCTTAA
- the kdsB gene encoding 3-deoxy-manno-octulosonate cytidylyltransferase: MKIIAVIPARYASTRFPAKLMQDLGGKSVILRTYEAALATELFNDVFVVTDSELIFDEIQKSGGKAIMSQKEHESGSDRIAEAVEHMAVDVVVNVQGDEPFIDQKPLEQLIEIFKQDIEKKVDLASLMFEIKEKEEIDNPNNVKVIVDQQGFALYFSRSVIPYPRAENVGVRYMKHIGIYAFRKEALMDFYRLPMLSLEASEKLEQLRYLEYGKRIRMVETQHGSIGIDTPEDLEKARNILKIM; this comes from the coding sequence ATGAAAATAATAGCGGTTATACCGGCGCGTTATGCATCAACCCGATTCCCTGCTAAATTAATGCAAGATCTGGGTGGAAAGTCAGTTATCTTGAGAACTTATGAAGCAGCTTTGGCTACAGAATTATTCAATGATGTATTTGTAGTAACCGATTCTGAACTGATTTTTGATGAAATTCAGAAAAGCGGCGGTAAAGCGATTATGAGTCAAAAAGAGCATGAGAGCGGGAGCGATCGTATTGCCGAAGCAGTGGAACACATGGCGGTAGATGTCGTCGTAAATGTTCAGGGCGACGAACCTTTTATAGACCAGAAACCATTGGAACAGTTAATTGAGATCTTTAAACAGGATATCGAAAAAAAAGTAGATTTAGCTTCATTGATGTTTGAGATCAAAGAGAAAGAAGAAATTGACAATCCGAATAATGTTAAAGTCATTGTGGACCAACAAGGTTTTGCGCTTTATTTTTCACGCTCGGTCATTCCTTATCCCAGAGCTGAGAATGTAGGTGTTCGTTACATGAAACACATTGGTATTTATGCTTTTAGAAAAGAAGCCTTAATGGATTTTTATCGTTTACCGATGTTGTCTTTAGAAGCCTCAGAAAAATTGGAACAGCTTCGTTATCTGGAATATGGTAAGCGAATCAGAATGGTGGAAACTCAACACGGTAGTATAGGGATCGATACTCCTGAAGACTTAGAGAAAGCAAGAAATATATTAAAAATCATGTAG
- a CDS encoding ATP-dependent DNA helicase, which produces MNSASFYKTLIKHFPFEPTLKQDVFFQKVAEFILHRSNDQIFILKGYAGTGKTSIISTLVNQLVNVEKKYILLAPTGRAAKVIANYSQKPAFTIHKRIYFPKKNKSGAVAFTMQQNKFKNTVFIVDESSMISDTNQDSKLYENGSLLDDLLFYIDSGNNCKLILVGDTAQLPPVNLDVSPALNVDTMSLHYNKDVVHLELDEVMRQSEFSGILYNATELRSLLKSVFIDQFRFRLQGFNDIVRLQDSYETLDAIMDSFQNNGAEETAFIVRSNKRANQYNMQIRAKILDRESELSVGDLLMVVKNNYFWLKENSEAGFIANGDIIEVMRIRSIDELYGFKFATVTIRMVDYPNQPPFETVLLLDTISSESPSLTYEESNQLYNEVMKDFEEERHQYRKFLKVKNSPHFNALQVKFSYAITCHKSQGGQWNTVFIEQPYLPNGVDKEYVRWLYTALTRAKQKVYLIGFKDDFFEN; this is translated from the coding sequence ATGAATTCAGCTTCTTTTTACAAAACCCTGATAAAGCACTTTCCTTTTGAACCTACTTTAAAACAAGATGTTTTTTTTCAAAAAGTAGCCGAATTTATACTGCATCGCAGCAATGACCAGATTTTTATTCTCAAAGGTTATGCCGGAACAGGTAAAACATCCATTATTTCAACTCTAGTTAACCAATTAGTAAACGTAGAAAAAAAATATATATTGTTAGCGCCTACAGGTAGAGCAGCTAAAGTAATAGCTAACTATTCACAAAAACCGGCCTTCACTATTCACAAAAGAATTTATTTTCCTAAAAAAAATAAATCAGGAGCAGTTGCTTTTACCATGCAGCAGAATAAATTTAAGAACACTGTTTTTATTGTGGATGAATCTTCGATGATCTCAGATACCAATCAGGATTCTAAACTATATGAAAACGGTTCATTGCTGGATGATCTTTTATTTTATATCGATTCCGGTAACAATTGTAAACTTATTTTAGTAGGCGATACCGCTCAGTTGCCACCTGTAAATTTAGATGTTAGTCCGGCACTGAATGTAGATACAATGTCTTTGCATTACAATAAAGATGTTGTTCATCTGGAATTGGATGAAGTTATGAGACAAAGTGAATTTTCCGGTATTTTATACAATGCTACGGAATTGCGTTCTTTGTTGAAATCTGTTTTTATTGACCAATTCAGATTTCGCTTGCAAGGGTTTAATGATATAGTGAGGCTTCAGGATAGTTATGAGACTTTAGATGCTATTATGGACTCGTTTCAAAATAACGGAGCAGAAGAAACGGCGTTTATCGTTCGTTCCAATAAAAGGGCCAATCAATATAATATGCAGATCCGTGCTAAGATCTTAGACAGAGAAAGTGAACTATCTGTCGGAGACTTGCTGATGGTCGTTAAAAATAATTATTTTTGGCTTAAGGAAAATTCAGAAGCCGGTTTTATTGCTAATGGTGATATTATTGAAGTAATGCGCATCAGGTCTATTGATGAGCTTTACGGATTCAAATTTGCTACGGTAACGATCAGAATGGTCGATTATCCTAATCAGCCTCCGTTTGAAACGGTTTTGTTATTAGATACGATCAGTAGTGAATCACCGTCATTGACCTATGAAGAATCCAATCAGTTGTATAATGAAGTGATGAAAGATTTTGAAGAAGAAAGACATCAATACCGCAAATTTTTAAAAGTAAAGAATAGTCCGCATTTCAATGCTTTACAGGTGAAATTTTCGTATGCCATAACATGTCACAAATCACAGGGAGGACAGTGGAACACTGTTTTTATTGAGCAACCTTATCTGCCAAACGGTGTTGATAAAGAATATGTGCGCTGGCTGTATACGGCTTTGACAAGAGCAAAACAAAAAGTATATTTGATCGGATTTAAAGACGATTTTTTTGAAAATTAA
- a CDS encoding DUF3822 family protein, with product MAITNNDITQKNYKKLSIQVSLSGLSFCVFDLLTNKIITFNEFDFPKNQVIEEQLWKAFTEFSLLSEKYDEIKVIHDNSLNAFVPESLFDENFLGSYLQYNVKVFETDLFAFDKLKTDDIYNVYVPYVNINNFLLDQYESFDYVNANSILVDQLLSYSKNTFDKRVYIHFQKEHFEIVAVKSNELLLFNSFEYKTPEDFIYYTLFTLEQLQLNPENCNVFVLGAMSKTDDFFKIGYKFIRNFELLNTNELSYKWFKTESEIRQHYILLHS from the coding sequence ATGGCAATAACGAATAACGACATTACCCAAAAAAATTATAAAAAGTTGTCCATTCAAGTTTCTTTGAGTGGACTTTCTTTTTGTGTCTTTGACTTACTCACAAATAAGATCATTACTTTTAATGAATTTGATTTTCCTAAAAATCAAGTTATTGAAGAACAGCTTTGGAAAGCTTTTACTGAATTTTCCCTACTCTCTGAAAAATATGATGAAATTAAAGTTATTCATGATAACAGCCTGAATGCTTTTGTACCTGAATCTCTTTTTGATGAAAATTTTTTAGGAAGCTATCTGCAATACAACGTAAAAGTTTTTGAAACCGATCTATTTGCTTTCGATAAATTAAAAACAGATGATATCTACAATGTTTATGTTCCCTATGTGAACATCAATAATTTTCTGTTGGACCAATATGAGTCTTTTGATTATGTAAATGCAAACAGTATTCTGGTGGACCAACTTCTATCCTACTCTAAAAATACATTCGACAAAAGAGTTTATATCCATTTTCAAAAAGAGCATTTTGAAATTGTTGCTGTAAAAAGTAATGAATTGTTGCTTTTTAATTCTTTTGAATATAAAACCCCGGAAGATTTTATCTATTATACTTTATTTACTTTAGAACAATTACAACTTAATCCTGAGAACTGTAATGTATTTGTCTTAGGGGCAATGAGTAAAACCGATGATTTCTTCAAAATCGGATATAAATTTATCCGTAACTTTGAATTACTCAATACAAACGAATTGAGCTATAAATGGTTTAAAACAGAATCAGAGATTCGTCAACACTATATTTTACTACATTCATGA
- the rsmD gene encoding 16S rRNA (guanine(966)-N(2))-methyltransferase RsmD, whose protein sequence is MRIISGKYKGRRLIAPKKLPVRPTTDMAKESLFNILNNYFNFSNLKILELFAGTGNISYEFASRGATPITCVDADFGCVNFIRKTADELDFDITVLKSDVFKYLERCHTSYDIVFADPPYDLTQEQFERIVTLVFENEILDEEGMLIVEHSKDTKLEHMMHFTFSKHYGGTVFSFFEIESEEDEEEEDDFDEED, encoded by the coding sequence ATGAGAATAATTTCCGGAAAATATAAAGGGAGAAGATTAATTGCTCCCAAAAAATTGCCTGTTCGTCCTACAACTGACATGGCCAAAGAGTCTCTTTTCAATATTTTAAATAACTATTTCAATTTTAGTAATTTAAAAATATTAGAACTCTTTGCCGGAACCGGAAATATTAGTTACGAATTTGCCTCAAGAGGCGCTACGCCGATTACTTGTGTTGATGCTGATTTCGGTTGTGTAAACTTTATCAGAAAAACGGCTGACGAATTAGATTTTGATATCACTGTTCTTAAAAGTGATGTCTTTAAATATCTTGAACGTTGTCATACATCATACGATATTGTTTTTGCAGACCCGCCGTATGATCTGACCCAAGAACAATTTGAGCGTATCGTAACCTTAGTTTTCGAAAATGAAATTTTAGACGAAGAAGGTATGCTGATCGTGGAGCATTCTAAAGATACCAAATTAGAACACATGATGCATTTTACTTTTTCTAAACACTATGGTGGAACGGTTTTTTCTTTCTTTGAAATTGAAAGCGAAGAAGATGAGGAAGAGGAAGACGATTTTGACGAAGAAGATTAA
- a CDS encoding outer membrane beta-barrel protein → MLNNTICGIVLFFFGMKVFSQEKKVELNEVKVAHVKKAITVKDGNFKVDVAHSIYNSITNPIDLLAKLPNIQVSADKESVTVIGKGTPLLYIDNQKVEINDLNSLSVDDIKSIEIIENPSSRYEANGRVVINITRKFSKKEGLKVDISEKLSFQRYFNNYFGIHSSFKKKKLEFKANFNYNQLTVWESNGNDFTIPINDIVSNYRTKAITRRPQFILGAGIFYKINEDDYLSFNCNERFQNDRFDITTNTYNQEQNTIGNIYTLNANKQKRNFLNTFLNYNHKIRSLDAMLFSGFQYSRFKQPTNGIISNDFNDTGIELTQKRDQEFLVNVFSGKIDVEKEFKNKMTLEVGTLFLEADAITKLEIENFNTEANSFTDYQYNEKNIAAYSQISGNFKKIKYSIGVRGENTIVKGKYASADHESIDKNYINLFPKASFHFSIDDFNSMSLTYAKSINRPIFSRTSQVSTYINPYFVWANNIDLDPTLLDEVSLSYQFKNKILQLSYTKMKSPVHYATSYDESQSLVTMQSENFDQETAFSLEFTLPFEYKNWSTTNVINGILNKVENKQSVVNQSKPYLYYYSNHLFKFKKGIKMMVTGWGMTNRQEGVYKKNGLFIMNFSLSKTFLNRLDCTLSYNDIFRQMKFTENFTTNDVQAKGIYYTDANLVLLSVKYSFGKIKDSEFKERNIDDNLGRIR, encoded by the coding sequence ATGTTAAATAATACCATTTGTGGAATTGTTCTTTTCTTTTTCGGAATGAAAGTTTTTTCCCAAGAAAAAAAAGTAGAGTTGAATGAAGTAAAAGTAGCACATGTAAAGAAAGCTATTACCGTAAAAGACGGAAACTTTAAAGTGGACGTAGCTCATTCAATCTATAATTCAATTACAAACCCTATAGATTTGTTAGCAAAACTTCCTAATATACAGGTTAGTGCTGATAAAGAGAGTGTTACTGTAATAGGTAAGGGAACTCCGTTATTGTATATTGATAATCAGAAAGTTGAAATTAATGATCTGAATTCTTTATCTGTAGATGATATTAAATCTATTGAAATCATAGAGAATCCTTCTTCAAGATATGAAGCAAACGGAAGAGTGGTCATTAACATTACCCGAAAATTTAGTAAAAAGGAAGGTCTAAAAGTAGATATTTCTGAAAAGTTGTCCTTTCAGCGGTATTTTAATAATTATTTTGGAATTCATTCCAGTTTTAAGAAGAAAAAGCTCGAATTCAAAGCTAATTTTAATTACAACCAATTGACAGTTTGGGAAAGCAACGGAAATGATTTCACTATTCCTATAAATGATATTGTTTCAAATTATAGGACAAAGGCAATCACCAGAAGACCGCAATTTATATTAGGAGCAGGTATTTTTTATAAAATTAATGAGGATGATTATTTGTCTTTTAATTGCAACGAAAGGTTTCAAAACGACCGATTTGATATCACTACTAACACCTATAATCAGGAACAAAATACAATCGGCAATATTTATACACTGAATGCTAACAAACAAAAAAGGAATTTCTTGAATACTTTTCTTAATTATAATCACAAGATCAGGAGTTTAGACGCCATGTTGTTTTCAGGATTCCAATATTCACGTTTTAAACAACCGACCAATGGAATTATTTCAAATGATTTTAATGACACTGGTATTGAATTAACACAAAAGAGAGATCAGGAATTTTTAGTAAATGTTTTTTCCGGAAAAATAGATGTTGAAAAAGAATTCAAAAATAAGATGACGTTAGAAGTAGGAACTCTTTTTCTGGAGGCAGATGCTATTACAAAATTGGAAATAGAAAATTTTAATACGGAGGCTAATAGCTTTACGGATTATCAATATAATGAAAAAAATATCGCGGCCTATTCTCAAATTTCAGGAAATTTTAAAAAAATAAAGTATTCCATAGGGGTAAGAGGGGAGAATACAATAGTGAAAGGAAAGTATGCTTCTGCAGATCATGAATCGATTGATAAAAATTATATTAACTTATTTCCGAAAGCGTCTTTTCATTTTTCGATAGATGATTTTAATTCAATGTCCCTTACTTATGCTAAAAGTATCAATCGCCCTATTTTTTCAAGAACAAGTCAGGTTTCAACGTACATAAATCCATATTTTGTTTGGGCTAACAATATTGATTTAGACCCGACACTCCTTGATGAAGTCTCTTTGTCTTATCAATTTAAAAATAAAATTCTTCAGTTGAGCTATACCAAAATGAAATCTCCGGTTCATTATGCAACTTCTTATGACGAATCACAAAGTTTAGTAACTATGCAATCGGAAAACTTTGATCAAGAAACAGCATTCAGCTTAGAGTTTACCTTGCCTTTTGAATATAAAAATTGGTCAACGACAAATGTTATCAATGGTATTTTGAACAAAGTAGAAAATAAACAATCTGTTGTAAATCAGTCTAAACCGTATTTGTATTATTACTCTAACCATCTTTTTAAATTTAAAAAAGGAATAAAAATGATGGTAACAGGTTGGGGAATGACAAATAGGCAAGAAGGGGTTTACAAAAAAAATGGGCTTTTTATAATGAACTTCAGTCTGTCAAAAACTTTTTTAAATCGCCTTGATTGCACACTAAGTTATAATGATATTTTTCGTCAAATGAAGTTTACAGAGAATTTCACTACAAATGATGTTCAGGCAAAAGGAATCTATTATACAGATGCTAATTTAGTCTTACTATCTGTAAAATATTCTTTCGGAAAAATTAAGGATTCCGAATTCAAAGAAAGAAATATTGATGATAATTTGGGAAGAATACGATAA
- a CDS encoding sensor histidine kinase yields the protein MKRKINLLIGFSSVVLIVLIAMQYYLVQTSYHYKIEQFHAEVKEKVSNSLNDFTNVDSQYNKDFYYSELLDEYAEKKKSKEIFKKKFFNTPYCSVLTQELKKIIRHEFPKNEIDFTVVINKIVILNSSKKADTLFSEKNNIKNAVFGNLTTLKNTFSVKNYVRTIPGISNADFKLVTEETLLVSVKNWEQIILRRMASILILATLLTAILVVLFVITLRTLIRQKKISDIKTDFVNNITHELKTPLTTLSVSTKILERKDILANDEALNSVLATINRQNNRLQNIVDQVMNNSLGFEEIALRKEKIKADTLLNSVIFDFNLMHPNIKINLKISNPEVNLVLDKFHLTTAINNVLDNAVKYGCHNITLKTFSENNFFYIQIEDDGIGIPKNKQSLLFEKFYRIENGNIHNVKGLGLGLFYVDQIIKAHKGSVKVISELGKGASFIISVPSI from the coding sequence ATGAAGCGAAAAATCAATCTTTTAATAGGCTTTTCATCTGTTGTTTTAATTGTACTTATTGCCATGCAATACTACTTGGTACAAACTTCCTATCACTATAAAATAGAACAATTTCACGCCGAAGTCAAAGAAAAGGTTTCCAATTCCCTAAACGACTTTACAAACGTTGATTCTCAATACAATAAAGACTTTTATTATAGTGAACTACTGGACGAATATGCGGAGAAAAAAAAGTCCAAAGAAATATTTAAAAAGAAGTTCTTTAACACTCCTTATTGTAGTGTATTAACTCAGGAATTGAAAAAAATCATCAGACATGAATTTCCTAAAAATGAAATTGATTTTACTGTCGTCATCAATAAAATCGTAATTCTGAATTCGTCAAAAAAAGCAGATACTCTGTTCTCTGAAAAAAACAATATTAAGAATGCCGTTTTCGGAAATTTAACTACTTTAAAAAATACATTTTCTGTCAAAAATTATGTCAGAACTATTCCCGGAATTTCCAATGCTGACTTTAAACTGGTAACCGAAGAAACATTGTTAGTCTCTGTAAAAAACTGGGAACAAATTATTTTGCGCCGAATGGCTTCTATTCTTATTTTGGCAACACTCTTAACCGCTATTTTAGTAGTACTCTTTGTAATTACACTAAGAACACTAATCCGACAGAAAAAAATAAGCGATATAAAAACCGATTTTGTCAATAATATTACTCACGAATTAAAAACGCCATTAACAACTCTTTCTGTTTCTACCAAAATATTAGAGCGAAAAGACATTTTAGCAAATGATGAAGCCTTAAACTCTGTATTAGCAACTATAAACCGTCAAAACAACCGCTTACAAAACATTGTAGATCAAGTAATGAATAATTCATTAGGATTTGAAGAAATAGCATTGCGAAAAGAAAAAATTAAAGCAGATACATTATTAAATTCTGTTATTTTTGACTTCAACTTAATGCACCCTAATATCAAAATAAATCTAAAGATCAGTAATCCGGAAGTTAATTTAGTACTCGATAAATTTCATTTGACGACAGCTATCAATAATGTTTTAGATAATGCTGTAAAATATGGTTGTCATAATATTACTCTTAAGACCTTTTCTGAAAACAACTTTTTTTATATTCAAATAGAAGATGACGGAATAGGTATTCCTAAAAACAAGCAATCGCTGTTGTTTGAGAAATTTTATCGTATTGAAAACGGCAATATACACAATGTAAAAGGACTAGGATTAGGCTTATTTTATGTGGATCAAATCATAAAAGCACATAAAGGTTCCGTCAAAGTCATTAGCGAATTAGGAAAAGGAGCTTCATTTATAATTAGTGTACCTTCAATATAA
- a CDS encoding alpha/beta hydrolase family protein: MRKIVLLLLLNVSFIHAQYSDPNFPKPSAGYGSDGNHTVGVISFTNPYFTSKNIEIYHPSDISSPVPTIFYSHAYGGNNSANISGVLNFIVQKGYAVVYVPYQTTGVTNNDRYDNLLHGFTKAARDYSSVIDTTKVGFLGHSFGGGASFTLAKHCFDTYNWGSAGRFIYALAQWYTLNLSPADLSSFPIDTKLVTEVFDDDITNDHRMAIDIFNNINIPLSEKDFILAKSCTVSGYNYIADHSVPNTSAAFDALDYYAYYRLLDALCDYTFNGNLAGKDVALGNGSTNQVTMPTGMLDLIEYENPPVIYPENNYTFPCSSSTNPRESFCGLLSTEDFNNKKQLSIFPNPAHNNLYIRNKSEILCKVSIHDMTGNIVLETESDDKLIAIKIQNLDRGVYFVKVNNRAKRFIKI, translated from the coding sequence ATGAGAAAAATCGTACTTTTATTACTTTTGAACGTTTCTTTTATACATGCTCAATATAGCGACCCTAATTTTCCGAAACCTTCAGCCGGATACGGTTCTGACGGAAATCATACAGTAGGTGTTATTTCATTTACAAACCCTTATTTTACATCAAAAAACATTGAGATCTACCATCCTTCCGATATAAGCTCTCCTGTACCTACCATATTTTATAGTCATGCTTATGGCGGAAATAACTCTGCCAATATCAGTGGTGTTTTAAATTTCATTGTGCAAAAAGGATATGCTGTAGTTTATGTTCCTTATCAAACCACCGGAGTTACCAATAATGACCGCTATGACAATTTATTACACGGATTCACTAAAGCAGCCCGCGATTACTCTTCAGTCATCGACACCACAAAAGTTGGATTTTTAGGGCACTCTTTCGGTGGCGGAGCCTCTTTTACTTTGGCTAAACATTGTTTCGACACCTACAATTGGGGCTCAGCCGGTCGATTTATTTACGCATTAGCGCAATGGTATACTCTTAACCTGTCCCCTGCCGATTTAAGTTCTTTTCCTATAGATACTAAATTAGTCACAGAAGTATTTGATGACGACATTACAAATGATCATAGAATGGCTATTGATATATTTAATAATATTAATATTCCTTTGAGTGAAAAAGATTTTATTTTAGCCAAATCCTGTACAGTCAGTGGCTATAATTATATCGCAGACCATAGTGTTCCTAATACTTCTGCCGCTTTTGATGCTTTGGATTATTATGCATATTATCGCCTTTTAGATGCACTCTGTGATTATACTTTTAACGGAAATTTAGCCGGAAAAGATGTAGCATTAGGAAATGGCAGTACTAACCAAGTTACCATGCCTACCGGAATGCTGGATCTGATCGAATATGAAAATCCTCCGGTTATATATCCGGAAAACAATTATACTTTTCCTTGTTCTAGCAGCACTAACCCAAGAGAATCTTTCTGCGGTTTGTTAAGCACTGAAGATTTCAACAATAAAAAACAACTAAGTATCTTCCCTAATCCTGCACATAATAATTTATATATCAGAAACAAATCTGAAATTTTATGTAAAGTCAGCATACACGATATGACTGGTAATATTGTTTTAGAAACAGAATCAGATGATAAACTTATTGCTATAAAAATTCAGAATCTGGACAGAGGTGTTTACTTTGTAAAAGTGAATAATAGAGCCAAAAGATTTATAAAAATTTAA
- the dnaX gene encoding DNA polymerase III subunit gamma/tau, protein MEQFIVSARKYRPQTFKDVVGQKAITNTLLNAIENNHLAQALLFTGPRGVGKTTCARILARKINQEGYDDPNEDFSFNVFELDAASNNGVDDIRNIIDQVRIPPQTGKYKVYIIDEVHMLSQAAFNAFLKTLEEPPKHAIFILATTEKHKIIPTILSRCQIFDFKRITINDAKEHLADIANEQGITFEDDALHIIAQKADGAMRDALSIFDRVVSYCGNNLTRQAVAENLNVLDFEYYIKVTDLIIENKIPELLLAYNDILSKGFDGHHFIAGLASHFRDLLVCKNPETLTLLESGEHAQKLYKDQATKVSQEFLLEGIELANDCDLKYKSSQNQRLLVELCLMQLASITLNGEKKKLNPI, encoded by the coding sequence ATGGAGCAATTTATAGTATCGGCCAGAAAGTATCGCCCTCAGACGTTCAAAGACGTTGTAGGACAGAAAGCTATTACCAATACATTATTAAATGCCATTGAAAACAACCACTTAGCACAGGCGTTGCTCTTTACCGGACCAAGAGGTGTCGGCAAAACAACATGTGCACGTATACTAGCCCGAAAGATCAATCAGGAAGGTTATGACGATCCGAATGAGGATTTTTCATTTAATGTTTTTGAATTAGATGCGGCTTCCAATAACGGTGTAGATGATATTCGTAATATTATCGATCAGGTTCGTATCCCACCTCAAACCGGAAAATATAAGGTTTATATTATCGACGAGGTCCACATGTTATCACAAGCGGCTTTTAATGCCTTTCTGAAAACACTGGAAGAACCTCCTAAACATGCTATTTTTATTTTAGCAACAACTGAAAAACATAAGATCATTCCAACTATCCTTTCTCGTTGTCAAATATTTGATTTTAAAAGGATTACCATCAATGATGCCAAAGAACATTTAGCCGATATTGCTAATGAACAAGGCATCACTTTTGAAGATGATGCACTGCATATTATAGCTCAAAAAGCTGACGGTGCCATGAGGGATGCTCTTTCTATTTTTGACCGTGTTGTTTCCTATTGTGGCAATAACCTGACCCGTCAGGCTGTTGCAGAGAACTTAAATGTTCTTGACTTTGAATACTATATTAAAGTAACAGATCTTATCATCGAAAATAAAATTCCTGAATTATTATTAGCGTATAATGATATTTTATCTAAAGGTTTTGACGGACACCATTTTATAGCCGGACTTGCCTCACATTTCAGGGACTTATTAGTTTGTAAGAACCCTGAGACGCTGACTCTATTAGAATCCGGAGAGCATGCACAAAAGCTGTACAAAGATCAGGCGACCAAAGTTTCTCAGGAATTTTTATTAGAAGGAATAGAATTAGCTAATGATTGCGACCTGAAATACAAATCCAGTCAAAACCAGCGCTTGTTAGTTGAACTTTGCCTGATGCAATTAGCCTCCATTACTTTAAATGGAGAAAAAAAAAAGCTAAATCCTATATAA
- a CDS encoding DNA polymerase III subunit gamma/tau codes for MPDAISLHYFKWRKKKAKSYIIPAQYFRNNSYTITETVKPIGTTETKVATQIPETDQAEPDVSNKKNAVNPVHTTHSDSQSNVSALSLASIRARKELEAKQQHQAKTYGELPKEKFSETDMLLQWNKFAQRLSDQGKKLMATYMQMNDPVLEEATIKLELPNESTKEEFLQGSNELLGYLRGKLHNHDITIEVIVNESPENKYAFTPIEKFEKLKELNPSIELLKRLFDLDI; via the coding sequence TTGCCTGATGCAATTAGCCTCCATTACTTTAAATGGAGAAAAAAAAAAGCTAAATCCTATATAATTCCGGCTCAATATTTCAGAAACAACAGCTACACAATTACTGAGACTGTAAAACCGATCGGAACTACTGAAACAAAAGTTGCTACACAAATACCTGAAACAGATCAAGCTGAACCGGATGTCTCTAATAAAAAAAATGCTGTTAATCCTGTACACACTACTCATTCCGATTCACAGTCTAATGTTTCCGCGCTCTCCCTGGCAAGTATCAGAGCCAGAAAAGAATTAGAAGCAAAACAGCAACATCAAGCCAAAACATATGGTGAACTTCCGAAAGAAAAGTTCAGTGAAACGGACATGCTTTTACAATGGAATAAATTTGCACAACGCTTGTCAGACCAAGGAAAAAAACTGATGGCTACGTACATGCAAATGAACGATCCTGTTCTGGAGGAAGCTACTATTAAATTAGAATTACCTAACGAAAGTACGAAAGAAGAGTTTTTACAAGGTTCAAATGAATTGTTAGGCTATCTGAGAGGGAAGTTACACAATCATGACATTACTATAGAAGTTATCGTTAATGAAAGTCCGGAAAACAAATATGCTTTTACACCCATAGAAAAATTTGAAAAGCTCAAGGAACTCAATCCTTCTATTGAATTACTAAAAAGACTATTTGATTTAGATATATAA